In Corynebacterium guangdongense, one DNA window encodes the following:
- a CDS encoding DoxX family protein, giving the protein MIRKIARPMLASVYIADGVDTLVNTEGHVKNTETVLTKLRGVLPADWARQVPNDPELVARAVGATKVGAGSLLALGKAPRLSAGTLAILAVPTIIGRHNFWEAETTEEKSTRRNGFLTSIALLGGLGITSMDTAGRPGLAWRAQRAGHDVNKKVQAALPTQSETEKATAQATDWISDKTHHAQDAVASFVDENKDDWQKTAAAAAATAGTWYGQAKSVGQEAIETVRKEAPTWVEQARETGSHLFHDAEKTGRDWLDAAQADAKGAGKRAVKVADKAQTRAEKAIDKADATTGRSYDRAAKRATRLQHQADKAIDRAVRKVAKY; this is encoded by the coding sequence ATGATCCGCAAGATCGCCCGACCCATGCTCGCCTCCGTCTACATCGCCGACGGGGTCGACACCCTCGTCAACACCGAAGGCCATGTCAAGAACACGGAAACGGTGCTGACCAAGCTGCGTGGCGTGCTTCCCGCCGACTGGGCCCGTCAGGTCCCCAACGATCCGGAGCTGGTCGCCCGCGCGGTCGGCGCCACCAAGGTCGGCGCCGGTTCCCTGCTCGCCCTCGGCAAGGCCCCGCGCCTGTCTGCCGGCACGCTGGCGATCCTGGCGGTGCCGACGATCATCGGCCGCCACAACTTCTGGGAGGCGGAGACGACGGAGGAGAAGTCCACCCGCCGCAACGGGTTCCTCACCTCGATTGCCCTGCTGGGCGGTCTGGGCATCACCTCCATGGACACCGCCGGCAGGCCCGGCCTGGCGTGGCGCGCGCAGCGGGCCGGCCATGACGTCAACAAGAAGGTCCAGGCCGCCCTCCCGACCCAGTCGGAGACCGAAAAGGCCACCGCCCAGGCCACCGACTGGATCTCCGACAAGACCCACCACGCGCAGGACGCGGTCGCCTCCTTCGTCGACGAGAACAAGGACGACTGGCAGAAGACCGCAGCGGCCGCCGCGGCCACCGCCGGCACCTGGTACGGCCAGGCGAAATCCGTCGGGCAGGAGGCCATCGAGACTGTGCGCAAGGAGGCCCCGACCTGGGTGGAGCAGGCCCGGGAGACCGGCAGCCACCTGTTCCACGACGCGGAGAAGACCGGCCGCGACTGGCTCGACGCCGCCCAGGCCGACGCCAAGGGGGCGGGCAAGCGGGCGGTCAAGGTCGCCGATAAGGCCCAGACCCGCGCGGAGAAGGCCATTGACAAGGCCGACGCCACGACCGGCCGCAGCTACGACCGGGCCGCCAAGCGCGCCACCAGGCTGCAGCACCAGGCCGACAAGGCCATCGACCGCGCGGTCCGCAAGGTCGCCAAGTACTAG
- a CDS encoding MBL fold metallo-hydrolase: MTDTTPITLHQITVSEMNNNCYLLAADGKGLLIDAADDADALVAMAEKAGVEIEMVLTTHRHWDHTRATEEVLRCTGAKHLASFLDSPAVPQPVDVELDQGEIIEFAGHELPVFILRGHTPGGACVAVEIDGETNLFVGDSLFPGGVGKTESEADFLRLFNDVKERVFDQYPDEAIVRPGHGKPTTLGAERPFLEEWHKRRW; this comes from the coding sequence CCGTCTCCGAAATGAACAACAACTGCTACCTGCTCGCCGCCGACGGCAAGGGCCTGCTCATCGACGCCGCCGACGACGCCGACGCACTTGTGGCCATGGCCGAGAAAGCCGGGGTCGAGATCGAGATGGTCCTGACCACCCACCGTCACTGGGACCACACCCGCGCGACGGAGGAGGTGCTCAGGTGCACCGGAGCCAAGCACCTTGCCTCCTTCCTCGACTCGCCTGCCGTGCCCCAGCCGGTGGACGTGGAGCTCGACCAGGGCGAGATCATCGAGTTCGCCGGCCACGAACTGCCAGTGTTCATCCTGCGCGGCCACACCCCGGGCGGAGCCTGTGTCGCGGTGGAGATCGACGGGGAGACCAACCTCTTCGTCGGCGACAGCCTCTTCCCCGGTGGAGTTGGCAAGACCGAATCGGAGGCCGACTTTCTCAGGCTGTTCAACGACGTCAAGGAGCGCGTCTTCGACCAGTACCCGGACGAGGCGATCGTCCGGCCCGGACACGGCAAGCCCACCACCCTGGGCGCGGAGCGCCCGTTCCTCGAGGAGTGGCACAAGCGCCGCTGGTAG